From one Pseudoliparis swirei isolate HS2019 ecotype Mariana Trench chromosome 5, NWPU_hadal_v1, whole genome shotgun sequence genomic stretch:
- the LOC130194443 gene encoding importin-13-like isoform X2: MDTPGRIAATPDALDFTVENVEKALHQLYYDPNIENKNLAQKWLMQAQVSPQAWQFCWSLLSPDKVPEIQYFGASALHIKISRYWSDIPSDQYESLKTQLFSQIACFSAGSKMVLTRLCVALASLALNTMPEAWPGAVAEMVRVFQEEGGGVDGRARCLALLELLTVLPEEFQTSRLPQYRKGQVRGALGREWGSVCPLLQQLLRQTDSPGAVKARVLRCLSSWVLLDVPLNESEDLVHDCFSALPDPELFDTAVEAVVNAISQPDSQRYVNTLLKMVPQVLALQEQLREAVQNGDMETCHGICRIAVTLGENHSRTLLEQVDHWQSFLALVNMIMFCTGIPGHYPVNETTSSLTLTFWYTLQDEIMSFESDKQAVYLQVYRPVYFQLVDVLLHKAQFPSDQEYESWSSDEKEQFRIYRVDISDTLMYVYEMLGAELLSNLYDKLGGLLTNAEQPTSWQHTEALLYGFQSIAETIDVNYSDVIPGLIGLIPRISINNVQLADTVMFTIGALAEWLADHPVMLSSVLPLVLQALGNPDLSVSSVSTLKKICRECKYDLPPYATNIVAVSQEVLIKQIHKTSQCMWLMQALGFLLSALPVEDILRNLHSLITPYIQQLEKLADETPNPSNKLAIIHILGLLSNLFTTLDISKQEDESADGSAPPVKTAPPPPGPNPVVVVLQQVFTLIQTVLSKWLNDSQVVEAVCAIFEKSVKTLLHDFAPMVSQLSEMLGQMYSTIPQASALDLTRQMVHIFASQTADFPPIKALFELVTSVTLSIFQQGPRDHPDIVDSFMQLQAQALKRKPDLFLSESLDVKAVFHCGVLSLKFPESPTVKSTCLFFTELLAHCSDVPPLGRVVQEDGKLLMHAVLEGIGGGASRCLMDHFAEMLFSLNKHCFSLLAVWLKEALQPPGFPSSQVTTLQKDTFSHQILRERVNKRRVKEIVKEFTLLCRGLHGTEYAADY, from the exons ATGGACACTCCGGGGAGGATAGCGGCGACACCGGACGCCCTGGACTTCACGGTGGAAAACGTGGAGAAG GCCCTCCACCAGTTGTACTACGATCCCAATATAGAAAACAAGAACCTGGCCCAGAAATGGCTCATGCAGGCTCAGGTCTCGCCTCAGGCCTGGCAGTTCTGCTGGTCCCTCCTGAGCCCAGATAAG GTGCCAGAGATCCAGTACTTTGGCGCGAGCGCGCTTCACATCAAGATCTCCCGGTACTGGTCCGACATCCCCTCGGACCAGTACGAGTCCCTGAAGACCCAGCTGTTCTCCCAGATCGCCTGCTTCTCCGCCGGCTCCAAGATGGTGCTCACGCGGCTGTGCGTGGCTCTGGCGTCGCTGGCGCTCAACACCATGCCCGAGGCCTGGCCCGGCGCCGTGGCCGAGATGGTGCGCGTGttccaggaggaggggggaggggtggacgGGCGGGCGCGCTGCCTGGCGCTGCTGGAGCTGCTCACCGTGCTGCCCGAGGAGTTCCAGACCAGCCGCCTGCCGCAGTACAGAAAGGGACAG gttcgGGGCGCCCTGGGCCGCGAGTGGGGGTCCGTGTGTCCTCTGCTGCAGCAACTGCTGCGGCAGACCGACAGCCCCGGGGCGGTGAAGGCCCGCGTGCTGCGCTGCCTCTCGTCCTGGGTGCTGCTGGACGTGCCCCTCAACGAGAGCGAGGACCTGGTGCACGACTGCTTCAGCGCGCTGCCCGACCCCGAGCTCTTCGACACGGCAGTGGAGGCCGTGGTCAACGCCATCTCGCAGCCCGACTCCCAAAG aTATGTGAACACTTTGCTGAAGATGGTTCCTCAAGTGCTGGCCCTGCAGGAGCAGCTCCGAGAGGCGGTTCAGAACGGAGACATGGAGACCTGCCACGGGATCTGCCGTATCGCCGTCACACTGGGGGAGAACcactccag GACCCTGTTGGAGCAGGTGGATCACTGGCAGAGCTTCCTGGCTTTAGTCAACATGATCATGTTCTGTACGGGCATCCCCGGCCACTACCCGGTCAACGAGACCACCAGCTCGCTCACGCTCACCTTCTGGTACACGCTACAA gaTGAAATAATGTCCTTTGAGTCGGATAAGCAGGCGGTGTACCTGCAGGTGTACCGGCCGGTGTATTTCCAGCTGGTGGATGTTCTGCTCCACAAAGCCCAGTTCCCCTCCGACCAGGAGTACGAGTCCTGGTCCTCCGATGAGAAGGAGCAATTCAGGATCTACAG GGTGGACATCTCGGACACGCTGATGTACGTGTATGAGATGCTGGGGGCGGAGCTGCTGAGCAACCTGTACGATAAACTCGGGGGGCTGTTGACGAACGCGGAGCAGCCCACATCATGGCAG cacacCGAAGCTTTACTCTACGGCTTCCAGTCCATCGCGGAGACGATAGACGTGAACTACTCCGACGTCATCCCGGGCCTCATCGGACTCATCCCCAGGATCAGCATCAACAACGTCCAGCTGGCGGACACGGTGATGTTCACCATCG GCGCTCTGGCTGAGTGGCTGGCCGACCACCCGGTGATGCTCAGCAGCGTGCTGCCCCTGGTGCTGCAGGCGCTGGGGAACCCCGACCTGTCGGTGTCGTCCGTCTCCACGCTCAAGAAGATCTGTAGGGAATGCAAATACGACCTGCCGCCCTACGCGACCAACATCGTGGCCGTGTCTCAG gAGGTGCTCATTAAGCAGATTCACAAG ACGAGTCAGTGCATGTGGCTGATGCAGGCGCTCGGCTTCCTGCTCTCCGCTCTCCCCGTGGAGGACATCTTGAGGAACCTTCACTCCCTCATCACCCCTTACATCCAGCAACTGGAGAAGCTGGCGGACGAGACG CCTAATCCCTCCAATAAATTAGCGATCATCCACATCTTGGGGCTGCTGTCCAACCTCTTCACCACGCTGGACATCAGCAAGCAGGAAGACGAGTCGGCGGACGGCTCGGCGCCACCCGTGAAGACGGCCCCGCCTCCACCTGGACCGAACCCA GTCGTGGTGGTCTTGCAGCAAGTGTTCACGCTCATCCAGACCGTCCTCAGCAAGTGGCTCAATGACTCGCAGGTCGTGGAG GCGGTGTGCGCCATCTTCGAGAAGTCGGTGAAGACGCTGCTCCACGACTTCGCCCCCATGGTGTCGCAGCTCAGCGAGATGCTCGGCCAGATGTACAGTACGATTCCCCAGGCCTCCGCCCTCGACCTCACGCGACAG ATGGTGCACATCTTCGCCAGTCAGACGGCCGACTTCCCTCCCATCAAGGCTCTGTTTGAGCTGGTTACCTCGGTAACGCTGTCCATCTTCCAGCAAG gACCCAGGGATCATCCTGATATTGTTGATTCATTTATGCAACTCCAAGCTCAG GCCCTCAAACGGAAGCCCGATCTGTTCTTGTCCGAGAGTCTTGACGTGAAGGCAGTGTTCCACTGTG GAGTTCTGTCACTCAAATTTCCAGAGTCTCCGACAGTCAAGTCGACGTGCTTGTTCTTT ACTGAGCTGTTGGCTCACTGCTCCGACGTGCCTCCGCTGGGCCGGGTGGTGCAGGAGGACGGCAAGCTGCTGATGCACGCCGTGCTGGAG ggcatcgggggcggggcttctcggTGCCTGATGGACC
- the LOC130194473 gene encoding mucin-2-like isoform X2 produces the protein MEPRVWLSLCALLLAHGGAAADDDVRAAASSSSSASENEALLAPEVPEAPVAPKVPEAPVAPEVPEAPEVPEAPEVPEAPVAPEVPEAPEAPEAPEVPEAPVAPEVPEAPEVPEAPVAPEVPEAPKVPEAPKVPEAPVAPEVPEAPVAPEVPEAPVAPETPEVGSSLELTTHDAAAPSPGGSDGPSGNAAAEGEAAPEAPEDPELKTDTDVVSPAEADGEHETSRPLAPPPPTSHSHSHTTPTPTTTTINTITAINTAAATPGPTHTTHTATTATTAAGTPTAATTTHPAAALPDPVTPSDEPALNTTLPSPAVQTAEPARAETTATAIGRSTSGAGSSPPGSTSAQPGPATTTTTTTTTLGPQSSPSAQAKPRADNPSQLNVGDDPTMVHDPPTLDPLLAGLVSAFIITAVIITLLLFIKLRQRDNRPEFRRLQDLPMDDMMEDTPLSMYSY, from the exons ATGGAGCCCAGAGTGTGGCTGTCGCTCTGCGCGCTGCTGCTGGCTCACGGCGGAGCCGCTGCTGACG ATGACGTCCGagctgctgcctcctcctcctcctccgcttctGAAAACGAGGCCCTCCTGGCCCCCGAGGTCCCTGAAGCCCCCGTGGCCCCCAAGGTCCCTGAAGCCCCCGTGGCCCCAGAGGTCCCTGAAGCCCCCGAGGTACCTGAAGCCCCCGAGGTCCCTGAAGCCCCCGTGGCCCCCGAGGTCCCTGAAGCCCCCGAGGCCCCTGAAGCCCCCGAGGTACCTGAAGCCCCCGTGGCCCCCGAGGTCCCTGAAGCCCCCGAGGTACCTGAAGCCCCCGTGGCCCCCGAGGTCCCTGAAGCCCCCAAGGTACCTGAAGCCCCCAAGGTACCTGAAGCCCCCGTGGCCCCCGAGGTACCTGAAGCCCCCGTGGCCCCTGAG GTCCCTGAAGCCCCCGTGGCTCCAGAGACCCCCGAGGTCGGGTCCAGCCTGGAGCTCACCACTCACGATGCCGCCGCACCGTCGCCGGGTGGCTCCGACGGTCCGAGCGGCAACGCCGCGGCAGAAGGAGAAGCCGCCCCCGAGGCCCCCGAGGACCCCGAGCTGAAGACAG ATACGGACGTTGTCTCTCCCGCGGAGGCCGACGGCGAGCACGAGACGTCCCggcctctggctcctcctcccccgacctcccacagccacagccacacaacccccacccccaccaccaccaccattaaCACCATCACCGCCATTAacaccgccgccgccaccccTGGCCCCACCCACACGACTCAcaccgccaccaccgccaccaccgcgGCGGGCACACCgaccgccgccaccaccacccatCCCGCGGCGGCGCTGCCCGACCCCGTGACACCGTCAGACGAGCCCGCTCTCAACACCACCCTCCCATCCCCCGCCGTCCAAACAGCTGAGCCGGCAAGAGCCGAAACCACCGCCACCGCCATCGGCCGCTCGACGTCCGGCGccggctcctctcctcccgggTCCACCTCCGCCCAGCCGGGgcccgccaccaccaccaccaccaccaccaccaccctcggCCCTCAGAGCAGCCCCTCCGCCCAGGCCAAGCCCCGCGCCGACAACCCGTCCCAGCTCAACGTCGGCGACGACC CGACGATGGTCCACGACCCGCCCACGTTGGACCCCCTGCTGGCCGGCCTGGTGTCGGCCTTTATCATCACCGCCGTCATCATCactctgctcctcttcatcaagcTGCGGCAGAGAGACAACCGGCCGGAGTTCCGCCGGCTGCAGGACCTCCCCATG GACGACATGATGGAGGACACGCCCTTGTCCATGTACAGCTACTGA
- the LOC130194473 gene encoding uncharacterized protein LOC130194473 isoform X1 produces the protein MEPRVWLSLCALLLAHGGAAADDDVRAAASSSSSASENEALLAPEVPEAPVAPKVPEAPVAPEVPEAPEVPEAPEVPEAPVAPEVPEAPEAPEAPEVPEAPVAPEVPEAPEVPEAPVAPEVPEAPKVPEAPKVPEAPVAPEVPEAPVAPEVPEAPEFPEAPVAPEVPEAPVAPETPEVGSSLELTTHDAAAPSPGGSDGPSGNAAAEGEAAPEAPEDPELKTDTDVVSPAEADGEHETSRPLAPPPPTSHSHSHTTPTPTTTTINTITAINTAAATPGPTHTTHTATTATTAAGTPTAATTTHPAAALPDPVTPSDEPALNTTLPSPAVQTAEPARAETTATAIGRSTSGAGSSPPGSTSAQPGPATTTTTTTTTLGPQSSPSAQAKPRADNPSQLNVGDDPTMVHDPPTLDPLLAGLVSAFIITAVIITLLLFIKLRQRDNRPEFRRLQDLPMDDMMEDTPLSMYSY, from the exons ATGGAGCCCAGAGTGTGGCTGTCGCTCTGCGCGCTGCTGCTGGCTCACGGCGGAGCCGCTGCTGACG ATGACGTCCGagctgctgcctcctcctcctcctccgcttctGAAAACGAGGCCCTCCTGGCCCCCGAGGTCCCTGAAGCCCCCGTGGCCCCCAAGGTCCCTGAAGCCCCCGTGGCCCCAGAGGTCCCTGAAGCCCCCGAGGTACCTGAAGCCCCCGAGGTCCCTGAAGCCCCCGTGGCCCCCGAGGTCCCTGAAGCCCCCGAGGCCCCTGAAGCCCCCGAGGTACCTGAAGCCCCCGTGGCCCCCGAGGTCCCTGAAGCCCCCGAGGTACCTGAAGCCCCCGTGGCCCCCGAGGTCCCTGAAGCCCCCAAGGTACCTGAAGCCCCCAAGGTACCTGAAGCCCCCGTGGCCCCCGAGGTACCTGAAGCCCCCGTGGCCCCTGAGGTCCCTGAAGCCCCCGAGTTCCCTGAAGCCCCCGTGGCCCCTGAGGTCCCTGAAGCCCCCGTGGCTCCAGAGACCCCCGAGGTCGGGTCCAGCCTGGAGCTCACCACTCACGATGCCGCCGCACCGTCGCCGGGTGGCTCCGACGGTCCGAGCGGCAACGCCGCGGCAGAAGGAGAAGCCGCCCCCGAGGCCCCCGAGGACCCCGAGCTGAAGACAG ATACGGACGTTGTCTCTCCCGCGGAGGCCGACGGCGAGCACGAGACGTCCCggcctctggctcctcctcccccgacctcccacagccacagccacacaacccccacccccaccaccaccaccattaaCACCATCACCGCCATTAacaccgccgccgccaccccTGGCCCCACCCACACGACTCAcaccgccaccaccgccaccaccgcgGCGGGCACACCgaccgccgccaccaccacccatCCCGCGGCGGCGCTGCCCGACCCCGTGACACCGTCAGACGAGCCCGCTCTCAACACCACCCTCCCATCCCCCGCCGTCCAAACAGCTGAGCCGGCAAGAGCCGAAACCACCGCCACCGCCATCGGCCGCTCGACGTCCGGCGccggctcctctcctcccgggTCCACCTCCGCCCAGCCGGGgcccgccaccaccaccaccaccaccaccaccaccctcggCCCTCAGAGCAGCCCCTCCGCCCAGGCCAAGCCCCGCGCCGACAACCCGTCCCAGCTCAACGTCGGCGACGACC CGACGATGGTCCACGACCCGCCCACGTTGGACCCCCTGCTGGCCGGCCTGGTGTCGGCCTTTATCATCACCGCCGTCATCATCactctgctcctcttcatcaagcTGCGGCAGAGAGACAACCGGCCGGAGTTCCGCCGGCTGCAGGACCTCCCCATG GACGACATGATGGAGGACACGCCCTTGTCCATGTACAGCTACTGA
- the LOC130194443 gene encoding importin-13-like isoform X1, which yields MLSHSEHLRAGGDMDTPGRIAATPDALDFTVENVEKALHQLYYDPNIENKNLAQKWLMQAQVSPQAWQFCWSLLSPDKVPEIQYFGASALHIKISRYWSDIPSDQYESLKTQLFSQIACFSAGSKMVLTRLCVALASLALNTMPEAWPGAVAEMVRVFQEEGGGVDGRARCLALLELLTVLPEEFQTSRLPQYRKGQVRGALGREWGSVCPLLQQLLRQTDSPGAVKARVLRCLSSWVLLDVPLNESEDLVHDCFSALPDPELFDTAVEAVVNAISQPDSQRYVNTLLKMVPQVLALQEQLREAVQNGDMETCHGICRIAVTLGENHSRTLLEQVDHWQSFLALVNMIMFCTGIPGHYPVNETTSSLTLTFWYTLQDEIMSFESDKQAVYLQVYRPVYFQLVDVLLHKAQFPSDQEYESWSSDEKEQFRIYRVDISDTLMYVYEMLGAELLSNLYDKLGGLLTNAEQPTSWQHTEALLYGFQSIAETIDVNYSDVIPGLIGLIPRISINNVQLADTVMFTIGALAEWLADHPVMLSSVLPLVLQALGNPDLSVSSVSTLKKICRECKYDLPPYATNIVAVSQEVLIKQIHKTSQCMWLMQALGFLLSALPVEDILRNLHSLITPYIQQLEKLADETPNPSNKLAIIHILGLLSNLFTTLDISKQEDESADGSAPPVKTAPPPPGPNPVVVVLQQVFTLIQTVLSKWLNDSQVVEAVCAIFEKSVKTLLHDFAPMVSQLSEMLGQMYSTIPQASALDLTRQMVHIFASQTADFPPIKALFELVTSVTLSIFQQGPRDHPDIVDSFMQLQAQALKRKPDLFLSESLDVKAVFHCGVLSLKFPESPTVKSTCLFFTELLAHCSDVPPLGRVVQEDGKLLMHAVLEGIGGGASRCLMDHFAEMLFSLNKHCFSLLAVWLKEALQPPGFPSSQVTTLQKDTFSHQILRERVNKRRVKEIVKEFTLLCRGLHGTEYAADY from the exons ATGCTGTCTCACTCTGAACAT CTCCGTGCCGGTGGAGACATGGACACTCCGGGGAGGATAGCGGCGACACCGGACGCCCTGGACTTCACGGTGGAAAACGTGGAGAAG GCCCTCCACCAGTTGTACTACGATCCCAATATAGAAAACAAGAACCTGGCCCAGAAATGGCTCATGCAGGCTCAGGTCTCGCCTCAGGCCTGGCAGTTCTGCTGGTCCCTCCTGAGCCCAGATAAG GTGCCAGAGATCCAGTACTTTGGCGCGAGCGCGCTTCACATCAAGATCTCCCGGTACTGGTCCGACATCCCCTCGGACCAGTACGAGTCCCTGAAGACCCAGCTGTTCTCCCAGATCGCCTGCTTCTCCGCCGGCTCCAAGATGGTGCTCACGCGGCTGTGCGTGGCTCTGGCGTCGCTGGCGCTCAACACCATGCCCGAGGCCTGGCCCGGCGCCGTGGCCGAGATGGTGCGCGTGttccaggaggaggggggaggggtggacgGGCGGGCGCGCTGCCTGGCGCTGCTGGAGCTGCTCACCGTGCTGCCCGAGGAGTTCCAGACCAGCCGCCTGCCGCAGTACAGAAAGGGACAG gttcgGGGCGCCCTGGGCCGCGAGTGGGGGTCCGTGTGTCCTCTGCTGCAGCAACTGCTGCGGCAGACCGACAGCCCCGGGGCGGTGAAGGCCCGCGTGCTGCGCTGCCTCTCGTCCTGGGTGCTGCTGGACGTGCCCCTCAACGAGAGCGAGGACCTGGTGCACGACTGCTTCAGCGCGCTGCCCGACCCCGAGCTCTTCGACACGGCAGTGGAGGCCGTGGTCAACGCCATCTCGCAGCCCGACTCCCAAAG aTATGTGAACACTTTGCTGAAGATGGTTCCTCAAGTGCTGGCCCTGCAGGAGCAGCTCCGAGAGGCGGTTCAGAACGGAGACATGGAGACCTGCCACGGGATCTGCCGTATCGCCGTCACACTGGGGGAGAACcactccag GACCCTGTTGGAGCAGGTGGATCACTGGCAGAGCTTCCTGGCTTTAGTCAACATGATCATGTTCTGTACGGGCATCCCCGGCCACTACCCGGTCAACGAGACCACCAGCTCGCTCACGCTCACCTTCTGGTACACGCTACAA gaTGAAATAATGTCCTTTGAGTCGGATAAGCAGGCGGTGTACCTGCAGGTGTACCGGCCGGTGTATTTCCAGCTGGTGGATGTTCTGCTCCACAAAGCCCAGTTCCCCTCCGACCAGGAGTACGAGTCCTGGTCCTCCGATGAGAAGGAGCAATTCAGGATCTACAG GGTGGACATCTCGGACACGCTGATGTACGTGTATGAGATGCTGGGGGCGGAGCTGCTGAGCAACCTGTACGATAAACTCGGGGGGCTGTTGACGAACGCGGAGCAGCCCACATCATGGCAG cacacCGAAGCTTTACTCTACGGCTTCCAGTCCATCGCGGAGACGATAGACGTGAACTACTCCGACGTCATCCCGGGCCTCATCGGACTCATCCCCAGGATCAGCATCAACAACGTCCAGCTGGCGGACACGGTGATGTTCACCATCG GCGCTCTGGCTGAGTGGCTGGCCGACCACCCGGTGATGCTCAGCAGCGTGCTGCCCCTGGTGCTGCAGGCGCTGGGGAACCCCGACCTGTCGGTGTCGTCCGTCTCCACGCTCAAGAAGATCTGTAGGGAATGCAAATACGACCTGCCGCCCTACGCGACCAACATCGTGGCCGTGTCTCAG gAGGTGCTCATTAAGCAGATTCACAAG ACGAGTCAGTGCATGTGGCTGATGCAGGCGCTCGGCTTCCTGCTCTCCGCTCTCCCCGTGGAGGACATCTTGAGGAACCTTCACTCCCTCATCACCCCTTACATCCAGCAACTGGAGAAGCTGGCGGACGAGACG CCTAATCCCTCCAATAAATTAGCGATCATCCACATCTTGGGGCTGCTGTCCAACCTCTTCACCACGCTGGACATCAGCAAGCAGGAAGACGAGTCGGCGGACGGCTCGGCGCCACCCGTGAAGACGGCCCCGCCTCCACCTGGACCGAACCCA GTCGTGGTGGTCTTGCAGCAAGTGTTCACGCTCATCCAGACCGTCCTCAGCAAGTGGCTCAATGACTCGCAGGTCGTGGAG GCGGTGTGCGCCATCTTCGAGAAGTCGGTGAAGACGCTGCTCCACGACTTCGCCCCCATGGTGTCGCAGCTCAGCGAGATGCTCGGCCAGATGTACAGTACGATTCCCCAGGCCTCCGCCCTCGACCTCACGCGACAG ATGGTGCACATCTTCGCCAGTCAGACGGCCGACTTCCCTCCCATCAAGGCTCTGTTTGAGCTGGTTACCTCGGTAACGCTGTCCATCTTCCAGCAAG gACCCAGGGATCATCCTGATATTGTTGATTCATTTATGCAACTCCAAGCTCAG GCCCTCAAACGGAAGCCCGATCTGTTCTTGTCCGAGAGTCTTGACGTGAAGGCAGTGTTCCACTGTG GAGTTCTGTCACTCAAATTTCCAGAGTCTCCGACAGTCAAGTCGACGTGCTTGTTCTTT ACTGAGCTGTTGGCTCACTGCTCCGACGTGCCTCCGCTGGGCCGGGTGGTGCAGGAGGACGGCAAGCTGCTGATGCACGCCGTGCTGGAG ggcatcgggggcggggcttctcggTGCCTGATGGACC